The sequence below is a genomic window from Lentimicrobium saccharophilum.
TGATCCTTTGCATAGATTGCAAGCTCCTGTTCACGGCTTTGGATTTTGGATGTGTAATAGGCCTCGGCATCCGAGAGTTCATCAATGACATAATTCATCCCGGTAATCGCCTGCCTGTCTGCATCCTTGATCTGCATCCGGTTATCACGCGCATCATTCAGCATCCATGCTGTAGCAAAAATCAACACAGCGGCCGCTGACCTCAAGGCAATGGCACGAAACTTTTTCAATCTGCCTGAGCGGATTGGTAAAACCCTCTCTTCAATTACATCCCATGAAGCAGGGGGTGCCTCAAGGGAGTCAAACTCCCCTGCATGCTCCTGAACAAATCTTTCCAGGTTATCCTTTTTCATAACATTATTTTTTTTAGGAAGCGGGCATTCCGTGTAAAATATCCTTTACCATCTGTCTGGCCCGCATAAACTGCGTTTTGGAAGTGGATTCAGATATCTTCAGAATTTCTGCAATCTCCGTATGATCATATCCTTCGATCAGGTAAAGTGAAAAAATCATTCTGGCTCCCTGCGGCAACTGATTCATAGCCTGTTTCACCCTCTCAACGCTGAGCCGGAGTTCTTCTTCATCAGGCGTTTCATCCTGAGGCAAGGGATCGGGAACCTCCTCATCCACAAAAACAATTCTGCGCTTTTCAAGGGCATTGATACACTTGTTCACGACTATTCTTTTAAGCCAGGCGCCGAAAGCCGATTCGAACCGGAATGAGTCAAGACGGTTGAATGCTTCAATAAAACCTTCCTGCAACATATCCCTGGCATCTTCAGCATTATTCATCATACGCAGACAAAGGTTATACATAGCCCTGGAATAAGCGCTGTAAAGGTCATTGTACGCTTTCCGGTTGCCGGCCATACATGCCTCAACAAGATGTCTGTGTATATCGTAGTTTTGTTGGTTCAAACTATCCGGATCCTGTTTTTATCAGACTAATGACAGAGAAATAATTTAAAGGTTGGAATGAACAGATAAATTTACGAATATTATTGGTGCTCTCCATCGCTGACCGGATAAATGGCTCAGCCCGGACGATCTCCGAACCGGCTGAACTTAATGTGCAACGATTTGTTTCATATTA
It includes:
- a CDS encoding RNA polymerase sigma factor, whose protein sequence is MNQQNYDIHRHLVEACMAGNRKAYNDLYSAYSRAMYNLCLRMMNNAEDARDMLQEGFIEAFNRLDSFRFESAFGAWLKRIVVNKCINALEKRRIVFVDEEVPDPLPQDETPDEEELRLSVERVKQAMNQLPQGARMIFSLYLIEGYDHTEIAEILKISESTSKTQFMRARQMVKDILHGMPAS